The genome window CTCTAATCCATACTTTCCTCACCATGAGGCTACCATACTGTGGGCCCAATATAATAAACCACTATTTCTGCGAGGGCCCCTCAGTGCGAAGCTTGGCTTGCATGGACACTCACCTCATTGAGATGGTGGACTTCATCATCAGTGTGTTCATTGTTGCTACTCCGGTCTCCCTCATTCTGGCCTCCTACATGCGTATTGCCCAGGCCATTCTCAAGATCAAGTCTACACGCGGTCGCTGCAAGGCTTTCTCTACCTGTGCTTCCCACCTGACCGTGGTCACATTTTTCTATGCTCCAGCCACCTACATCTACATGAGGCCCAACTCCAGCTATTCTCCTGAACGAGACAAGCAGATCTCACTCCTTTACAATGTCTTCACTGCCCTGCTCAACCCTGTGGtgtacagtctgaggaacaaggacATCAAGGGGGCTTTTCTCAAAGTGACAGGGCGAGATAGGGGGCTCTGGTGAATTGGGAGTCAGGCGGGACCAGGGGTAGAGACTGTTCAGTGCTAAGGAAAGGGACAGCATCTATAATGTATGCCACTAAGATCATGCCTTAGGGCCAACATAATACAGGGCCAGTGCAACAAATATGGTACATGAATCGAGAGTGGCTGCCTCCATCAAGCTGCTACACTGTGGGGCAATGATAGCTAACTTTGTACTGTCAGGACTCATGACTGCAAAAGTTCATTATTGCTCATGATCTGTGTCAGTTGAAGGTGGGGCATCGTCTTCTGCCATTGGATTTTTGGATCCAACCTGAAGGAGGAGGCCTTGTCTGGAACATCCATTCTTACAATACAGAGAATGGCACAATGGCTGAAATGCATGATGGCTCTAAAAGCTTCTGCTCAGAAGTATCACACATCTCTCCTCACATTCTAC of Manis javanica isolate MJ-LG chromosome 4, MJ_LKY, whole genome shotgun sequence contains these proteins:
- the LOC108388077 gene encoding olfactory receptor 2A12-like, encoding MQLPPGQNQSWVSEFVLLGFSSDPLSNRMLFLAFLLLYLSSVLGNGLIVTLIWLDVHLHTPMYFFLCVLSLLDMGYITTTMPQMLVHLLAHSQTISFAGCWLQMYVFGALGLTEGILFVVMAYDRYVAICYPLRYTVILSWGLCTQLAAGTCACGFLFSLIHTFLTMRLPYCGPNIINHYFCEGPSVRSLACMDTHLIEMVDFIISVFIVATPVSLILASYMRIAQAILKIKSTRGRCKAFSTCASHLTVVTFFYAPATYIYMRPNSSYSPERDKQISLLYNVFTALLNPVVYSLRNKDIKGAFLKVTGRDRGLW